TAATGTGCAGCGAATGGGAGTCCTTCTCAGTGATGGCCTGGTGGATCCAGCCGCGTGGGAAGTATAAGAGATCGCCGGGCATCAGTACTATATCCATTATGGGATCGCCCAATTCGGTCTGGCTGAGGTTGCCCGACGATTCACGGGGCAGTTCTTTGGTGGGGGCGTAGATGCGCCAGCGCTTCTTGCCCTCCACCTGGAGAACAAAGGCTTCAATATCATCGTAATGCGGTGCGAATCCCTGGCTCTCGGGGGGCGTCAGGTAGACATTGGCCCCCACCAGGCAATGGAAAAACTCCTGCAGCTTGACGCACAACTGCCTCAGCTGGACAAGGTAGCTGGAGGGATTCAGGATACGGATGCTGCAGCCGCGTTGATAGTGGGCCCAAACGCTAGGGGGCAAGGCACGACCGTCAGGGTTCAAGGTCTTCCGCACGCCGTCCTCATAGCTTGTTACATCGATGTTGGTGGTATACTCCACGTGGTTCTGGATCAGCATTTTGTCGATCATCTTGAACGATATTAGATTGGAGAATCCACCTGAGGTCGTTGTTATCACTCTAAATGGACTCTTTTCCCAGTGGTCACGCAAAAAAGTGGCCATAGTCATCGGAGCAATGAGCTGAGCCAGGGTCCGCTTTCCCACTTCAATGCTGTTTTCCTTGTGCACTTCATGGCATGGCTCCAGGCGGTTTACGGCCTGACCAGCGCCAGCCTCTGCTCCTACATCACCTCCGGGTTGAACAGATTTAATTACACCGATTTTAATTCTGCAAAACATGCTGTCCCCTGGTTCCATCTCGATCGACTGTGGGGACAGCAACGCGCGGTTTGGCGACGCCACCTCCACCTTGACTGGAACCGTATTCTTCTTGCTGGCAGCCGATGTCGACTGGCCGACTGGAGTGGATGAAGTACGCTTGGCGCCGATGGGCTTGCTGCCCTCCGCCTCATCGTTGCGACGGTTCAGTGACTCACGAGTATTAGCCGGAGTTTCTGGCGAGGATTGAGACGAGTGGCTGTTCAGCGTGTATTCCTCGCCACTCTCGGACGAATCATACAATTCACCACTGCTGTCGGTgctgtcgtcctcctcgtctttCTGGCCGACTGGAGTGGATGAAGTACGCTTGGCGCCGATGGGCTTGCTGCCCTCCGCCTCATCGTTGCGACGCTTCAGTGACTCACGTGTATTAGCCGGAGTTTCTGGCGAGGATTGAGACGAGTGGCTGTTCAGCGTGTATTCCTCGCCACTCTCGGACGAATCATACAATTCACCATTGCTGTCGGTgctgtcgtcctcctcgtctttCTGGCCGACTGGAGTGAATGAAGTACGCTTGGCGCCGATGGGCTTGCTGCCCTCCGCCTCATCGTTGCGACGCTTCAGTGACTCACGAGTATTAGCCGGAGTTTCTGGCGAGGATTGAGACGAGTGGTTGTTCAGCGTGTATTCCTCGCCACTCTCGGAGGAATCATACAACTCACCTCTGCTGTCGGTGCTGCCGTCCTCCTCGTCttcgccgctgctgctgctgctgctgccgttgtcgCCGTCGCTATAGCTACCGCTCCTTTTTAGCGGACCCTTCAGCTTTCCCCCATTTTTGGAGGCCAAGTTcctgttgttatttttggcgGCACCATTTTTGTCGAAATTCTTTGTTCCTTTTTGTACATAATTTTTTGAGGTTGCGGAGCCGCGATAGGCGGCAAAGACCGAAACCTTTTTATTCTTGTCGAACATCTTTAAACTGTTATAATCTACAATCAGTCGATTGTCAAATACCAGTTACATCAAATCGCTTGTTCCACAAAAATAGAAGACTTAATTTTCACcgcaaaattatattttaaccTCTGGCTGGTTTTGGCAAGCTTTCGTTTCTTcggaattttttttaaaaagaggcggtatatttcggtatatttctgagggtcacaGTCACACTCCTGtaacgaaaaaatgagtcgtCATTTTGAATGGGCTGTAAAAAAGGGTATGGACAGcaggcaaaaacagccaagGCAAGTTGCTAGTTCCTAAGAACCTCACCTCGCGTGTGAAGACAATATACCTAGAAGACAAGGTATATAAGGCAAAGGGGGGAGTTTTACCTTGCGCGCGTTGCACTTTCAGTTCCGTTTTggctgttgtccataccctctttcTCATCCCATTCATGTAGCACGTGTGTAGTAGCCGTGTAGAGCTGCCAAGTAACAAACTGAGCAAAATGTAAACATTATAGAAATTCAGAAATTCCAATTTTTTTGAACCGATCGGGTGGGGTGCTGCGCGTCGTTgcaaagtaaataaaactaaataagTGTATAGAGCGCAGCCTGCAGCCTTTAATCTTGTGTAATTCAGACGTGTGTAATTACTAGACAAAGCGATAAGCGGCGGTGCagaaattgaataaataaaagggACCGTGTGTGTGACAATCACTTGGCACAATCCAGTCGTCAGCGTCAGGACAGTCTGACAGGGGGTCAGGCAGGGACAGAAGCGTGTAAATAGGCAGGGCTGTTAATCGCGTGAGAGCGGGACGAGAGAGGACGAAATCAGGTGTTTacaactctctctctttctcactcagtatatatttgtgtggtTGGGTGTTCCTGTGCCCGcctgtgtgtgcatgtgtgtgcgtgtgcgtgaaTAATAATATCAAACAATTCAtgcaataaattataataGTTTACAGATAAATAACatcaattgtttatttttttatatataaatttttgtatggttgttgttgtgccttGGGACACACAGCGGAGAAAAcgaaaatttcaaattcaaacaatttggTTTTTAACAATTTGAAACCAAAATGGCCCCGGCACTAAGCAAACTGGCCAACAATCGGAGCGCCATTGTTGGTGTGGCAGGCATGACGGCAGCCGTGTGGATAATTGCCTACGCCAAGATGTCCAACAAAAAGAGGTGAGTCCCCCCGCTGAACCGTACGATCCATACCCATCCTCCCCACAACCAACCTAATCAAAATATCATCAGTACAATAATAATCTCTTCGGCGTGTACGATCTCCTCGTACGGCTCGCATTAATACTTAtactattatatttttttttgatcaGCCAGCCCAAAACATTGAGGAAGGTCTCGGTCGGGATCTTTCAAAAATTCGGCTTGACATTGAATTTGATTTACGGTACGCGAGTATTTACGCTAAGCCTGCACTCTGCTCTGCCTCCAGCCTCCCCAGTAGTCCGGAGCTGAGActcgagtttttttttgcaatctTTGCGGTTCtctggcgctctctctctctctgcttgtGTGTGGATCGTACGATGGCCGGTAGTGGGTCGTCTGTGTGGAACTTAAAACTGGTTTAGTGACTACCTTGTGGCCATATTTGATGCATTTTATCTTCATCCATTTGCCTTTTCGATTTTCCTACCCACTAGCCTCAAGGACACCTAGCCATGAGCAGctgttccattccgttccggCTGATCTTGTTCCCTCCCAAGATCTCAATGCAAGAGGAAGGGGTTCTGTGCCCCAGTTTAGGCTTTCACTCTGCctgcctgtttttttttttttttttttcaagtgcCGCTCTGCTGCACTTCTTGCATGGCCTTCCTTTCTGATCCCACTCTCCACTCCTCTAAGTACATATCTctagagagcaagagagagattAAAAGTTATCTCCATAACATGGGGATCCGCAGTTTAAAGCTTTCTCTTCAATCATTCGCTCTGAATTGCTAAAATTGATACTGATCCCCACTCAACCACAATGTATCTCTTAATCTCTATAAGAAAGGGCTCTTCACTGCTTCCTCATTTGAAGCTTTCACTCCACTGTCCCCACTTACTGCCCCCAAGTACCAGTCTGAACAGCCTGCATATGGAAAAACGATTTAAACAAGTGCTGCATCGATGGCCGGCACAAGAGATCACTGTGCAAAGTCTCCCCCACTCTACAGTCCCACTTTTTACAGTCCAATTTTTGATATGCAGACGACGGCCACGTTTCGGGGTTCTCGTTTCAATGGACTTGGGGTTTCGGGGGCGCTAATCTTATCTGCTGGCCAGACGACTAGACGAGTCCATATTAACCAATGCTTTAGCTATCGCTAGTGGTGCGCCTGTACATGATTAGACTGATTGCCTGTTACCACCCCCATTGCGGGGATCGGTGGGCTCCATGCGATACGGAAAAACCAGCATTATTCGATCTATTTCTGGtctaatttaattgaattccaAATGCTGGTTCTATTTGCATGACCAAAGCAATTAATtagagactgagagagagggagagattgtggattgtgtgtgtgtgtgtgtttgtgggatTTGTGGGGAATGCGGACCACTCGATAATTGTCTCGATAATGGTCTCGATAGCAGCCAGCAATCGACTTGTTGTTTGCTCTTTCCACACTTTCTGTGCACTTTGGAAAGcaataaaaaacatttaatggTCTGGCCGCCGTTGCCCGCTGCCGCCCGTTGTGGAATGGCCGGTAAATTTATGCGACATGTTGCATATATTCGCGCCCTACGCCTGATCTGTTGTGGCATATCAGTTCTGCTGATGCCATTAGTGTGATGATGCGTGTGAGTGAGAAGCTGGAAGACTCAAATGACACAGCAGGGTGTGCATCGGGTATAGACGAAAGTCTACTCCTACCCGCGCGCACactcgaaatgcaaatgcaaatctaGACGACCCCGAGCCGCAAGTCCAACAACTTTGacttccagcagcagcagcccctgcAATGCAATTACACACGTAGCCAGCCATTGTGCTGCTGTATGAGTGGTATGGAGTGGGGGTGAAAGCGTATTTGGAGTTGGCCAACAATTGCATCATCCATATGGACACATGGAGGACAGGTGCCACAAGTGTCACAATTTAATGGCATCCCGAGTATCAAACATAAACATTACGAGACACGAGTGCGGCGCGAGTACCCGGTAGCACCTTAATGActggagatagagagagaaagagatgcTTCCTGAAACCTACCAAGGGGCCGGGGCCGGTactgggaccgggaccggTCTCCACTTATAGAAATGAGACATTGTACGATTCTGGTTTCGTTTTGtgtaggttttttttgttttgcgggTTCCCTTTTGCTATTCCAACGCCGAGTATTTGACCGACCCGcagacagacatacagacagacCGGCCAGAATAAATGCTAATTTGTGTTGTAGTTGTAGCGTCCGCGTCGTCATATTCCACAGGTAGACACACGGACAAGAGAGCGCACTTCTCTTCTCACTTCTTCAggtgtgcgagtgcgagtgcttgtgtgtgtgtgggtttggGTAACTGTTGCGTAACATTGGCAAAAGACGTTTACGTTTATTTCGGGCCACAGCCTGAACGGTAAACGGCGAACGGTAAAATAGTTTTTGCTTGTTGCTTATTTTTCTTCATTGCCATTAATAACTGTTTGCCTGATCATATTTGAGTTCTATTACGCCTCAATTAGTGCCCAAACATTGGGCACCGGCGTTCGGGGGTTAACACTGCTCTTTGTgtggcctggtctggtctggggcCCTGGTCCTCTCTCGTTCTCCTCTGTTTGGCTGCCTTTCGCTCCCTGTTGGCAACAGTTGGTCGTCGCCCCGTCTCTCTCTATGTAATGTAAATCTTATTCTGATGCTGTAAATTTCCACATCCAATGTCGCAGTTTGTGTTTCGTGTAATTGCGAGCCAAACTAATTTTGCGCGTGAAATTAAGTCCCAATTGGAATGCTGATTTACGGGGGATGCATTTACAAAGCCGCCAGACGGAAAAGCCAACGGACAGACACCCGCAGTAGCCAACCGGATTGCAGTAACTTCTGGAAGATCGATAGATCGATCGAAGAAAGTGGTCTCTcttagatatgtacatacgttcGTGCACACATATGCGTGTATGAACCATAACGGGAATGGGTTTGTTTTCTTGGCACATGTTCATCGGAAGGGAgcgggcgagagagagagagagagagatgcaaaCAGGAATgggtgtatgtatgtatggcttGCACATACATCTGTATTCGTTTGCAAAATGTTTATCAGTACGATAAGAGAGAGCGAAACGGGCGATCAGATACGCAAGGGGCTAGGCTAGGCCAAAAAGAAGTGAAACATTTGAACTTTGCTCCCCTCCTCGCGAAATCAGGTCGGCCCCTGAGTCAGCAGGCCCGCAAACTGTGTtgctcctcttcctctctctgcTGTGTTCATCTCGTGTTTGGGTTCAATGTGCCGCCAGCCAATCGATCGCCGGTGGGCGATAAGCAGTAGCGAGAAGACAGTTTCGATCCACCGAAAGATAGAGATGGGAGGTGGGAGAGATGGCAGATGAGAGGTGCTGTTGTGTTGGGTGATTAAGAGCACGAGGGAAAGATGGAGACTCACCGGGCTCGGACTCGCGATCGAGCGACCTATGGACCCAAACACATGTTGCACGAGCGGACGCGCGTCCGCGCAGGCGGGGAAACAAAACGAGTTTAATACACGGATTTCCAAATAAGGAAACGCGGAACGATAAATACAGACAATACAAGAGCATTACGAATAAATTAGAGAGCCGCCGCTGCCGGCCCATGGCGTTTGGAATTCAAGAAATGCCCAAGTCATCGCGACTCATCATCTTTTGTGCGACGGCTGCGCGCGACACCTAGAGCATAGAGAGGCATGATAACACGAGCTTTGTACTTTGACttgccccagccccggccccggccccagtCCCAGAGCCCCGAAGCTGCAATCCCCGATCCGCAGCAGATAACGATGTCTGCTGCACTCCCACCTGTCTGACCTTTGGCCACTCATCACTCATCCCCTACATTTCACTCTTCCCATATTCACATGCCAACTTGAACCGCCTTTGTCCTTTGCAGAAAATCCAGCTATGAGGACAAGATTCAGTACACAATTGCCGAAAAGAAGGATAAGAAGGCGAACAAGGCCCATGTCAATTCAGTATTCTTCAAACAGCTGCGAAAGCTGCTCCGTAAGTGACTCAAATGATGCCCATGACGGCCATGACCCTGGCGTGCATGCTAATGCTCTGCATCTTTGTTATTTTCCAGCCATACTCATTCCTGGATTCTGGAGCGTGGAGACGGGACTGCTGTTCCTGGTGGCCGCCGCACTGATTGGCCGTTCGGTGAGCGATATCTGGATGATCCAGAACGCGACGGTTGTGGAGAGCACCATCATACATATGAATAAAACCAAATTCAAGGCGGCACTGCTCAAATATCTAACAGCCCTGCCAGCGGTAAGGCATCACAGTTCTGTCTAGAACTTTGGGAAGTTCCTAATTGCCGATCCCCCCCTCCAATTGCAGATCTCTGTGGTAACCAATGTCCTAAAGTGGAGCCTGGGCGAGCTGAAGCTCCGCTTTCGCACAAATCTGACGCATCATCTGTACAATCAATACCTAAAGTGAGTTAAGGATTGGATCTGGAAATCTGTACAGACATTTTTATCTGATTTCTCCTCTTCTCCAGCGGCTACACGTACTACAAAATGTCGAATCTGGACAATAGAATAGCAAACGCCGACCAGCTGCTGACCACGGACATTGACAAGTTCTGTGAAAGCGCGACGGATCTGTACTCGAACATTAGCAAGCCCGTGCTGGATATTTTCATCTACGTGTACCGCCTGACGGTGAACCTGGGCGGCAAGACGCCGTCGATACTGATGCTGTATCTGCTGATCGCTGGCGTGTTTCTAACACGTCTGCGCCGTCCCACCGGACGCCTGACGGTCGAGGAGCAGAAGCTAGAGGGAGAGTTCCGGTATGTGAACAGCAGGCTGATCACCAACTCGGAGGAGGTGGCCTTCTATCAGGGCAATGTGCGCGAGAAGCTCACCCTGCTGGCCAGCTACTCCAAGCTGCGTGCGCACCTGAGCAAATTCCTCGAATTCCGCGTCAGCATGGGCATCATCGACAACATCATTGGCAAATGTaagtccacacacacacacacaagcagtaTACTGCTAAGCGACTAACCACTCTATCTCTTTGCAGACTTTGCCTCCATCGTTGGCTTCTACGCGGTATCCATACCCTTCTTCACCGACAATCATCCCCTGCTTTCTGGGGAGCAGAGCGGGCAGCGTCTGCAGGCGTACTACACCTACGGCCGGATGCTGGTTAAGCTGGCGGAGGCTATTGGTCGTCTGGTGTTGGCCGGACGGGAAATGTCACGCCTTGCGGGCTTCACCGCCCGCATGACCGAACTGATCAAGGTGCTGGGTGATCTCAACAAGGGCACCTATGAGCGAACCATGGTCAATGGCAACAACATCAACCTCACCCAGAACGCCAGCGGATCTGCGGCGAATAGCTTCGGGCCAAATAAGGGGATCATGTGCTTCGAGGACAACATCATCCGGTTCGAGCAGGTGCCTCTGGTCACGCCCAATGGCGATGTGCTGCTCAATGAGCTGACATTTGAGGTCAAGTAAGTGGCTGCACTGGTACAGGCCCTTTTGGCCTCTAGTTCATGGCAAATCATTATCTGTTCTGTATTCTCTCGCAGATCTGGCACCAATGTTCTGGTTTGCGGACCCAATGGCTGCGGCAAGTCCTCGCTGTTCCGCATCCTTGGCGAGCTGTGGCCCACGTGGGGCGGCAAGGTGACAAAGCCATCAAGGGGCAAGCTCTTCTACATACCTCAGAGGCCCTACATGACGTTGGGCACATTGCGCGATCAGGTACGCGATTACAATGGCTTACAatggcaaaagccaaaagggGGGAGGTTGACACTCGTTCACACACTGTTCTCTATTACCTGTAGATCATCTATCCGCACACGCGCGAGGATATGCGACGAGTGGGTCAGTCGGACGAGGATCTCATGCACTATTTGGACACTGTTCAGCTGACGTATCTGGAGCAGCGGGAGAATGGGCTGGATGCCATCGAGGACTGGATCGATGTGCTGTCGGGCGGTGAGAAGCAGCGCGTGGCCATGGCCCGACTCTTCTACCATCGGCCGCAGTTTGCCATTCTCGATGAGTGCACCAGCGCCGTGTCCGTGGATGTTGAGGGCAAGATGTACAGCTATTGCCGGGAGGTGGGCATCACGCTCTTCACTGTCTCGCATCGTAAATCGCTTTGGGTCCATCACGACTACTATCTGCAGTTCGATGGACGGGGCAGCTACGAGTTTGAGGCGATCGACCAGGACAAGGAGCATTTTGGTTCCTAATGAGCTAATCTTCCACATTCATCCCGCTTCCGTTTTTTCAATGCCCAATGATCGAGAGCAGGCAGCAGTGTGCGATTCTCCAAAACCCACGTGCAATTCCCGCTCCATTTTAGGCTGTAACTTTTTTTGGTGCTGGCAAATCCTTGCTCCtactccgcctccacctcttGGCTCTGTGTCTACCTCTACCTTTACCATTTCTTGCTTCGTTTTGTGatgtgtgtgatttttatttgtttgttttgtttactCGCTTATTCTATTCCATAGCTTAATTCTGGGCTTAGTCGGCTTTTAGTTGTATTTTCGAGAACAGAGTTTTGGTGATTAGAGATTTAAGCGTAAAGTAATAAACCCCCCTACCCCAAAAGATGACGATCGCGAGAGTCCATATAGCAAAACACATTTTAGTAAATTTATACAACTAATATACACAATACaaatccatatatatatatatatatatatatatatatatagtacaaaCTATATATCGATTTcgcacacaaatacaaatgtcCAGTCCCCCTAGTAATTTGTAAATTACACATTCGATTATCCCATTGTATCCTTTTGCTTTTATGCTTTTGTATTTATCGGTATAAATTggagttgttttttttttttttaaattaatctTTTTGCAAAGAACACACGGGCTGTGCGTGTCAGTGCGAAAAAATGCAGTGAagtgtatataaatatataaaataataaaaaaatacgaGTGTAAATTAGATTGCTTACTTAGGGCGACACTCGACACTAAGCTAAGATGTCCAATATCGAATGTACGGAGCGGAAGGATCAATTCTTTCGCTTGGGCTTTTTGCTTTCCATCAGACTCATGATGGTCTTGCGCATGTCCTCGGTTTCCTTGAGCTCCGTCTCCAGATGCTCGATctgctccttcttctcctGCAGCTGCGTTTCCAGCACGGAGACCAGATCCTCACACTTTTTGCGACCCTCGCGCTGCTCCTCGA
The sequence above is a segment of the Drosophila pseudoobscura strain MV-25-SWS-2005 chromosome X, UCI_Dpse_MV25, whole genome shotgun sequence genome. Coding sequences within it:
- the LOC117185205 gene encoding bifunctional lysine-specific demethylase and histidyl-hydroxylase NO66-like; translation: MFDKNKKVSVFAAYRGSATSKNYVQKGTKNFDKNGAAKNNNRNLASKNGGKLKGPLKRSGSYSDGDNGSSSSSSGEDEEDGSTDSRETPANTRESLKRRNDEAEGSKPIGAKRTSFTPVGQKDEEDDSTDSNGELYDSSESGEEYTLNSHSSQSSPETPANTRESLKRRNDEAEGSKPIGAKRTSSTPVGQKDEEDDSTDSSGELYDSSESGEEYTLNSHSSQSSPETPANTRESLNRRNDEAEGSKPIGAKRTSSTPVGQSTSAASKKNTVPVKVEVASPNRALLSPQSIEMEPGDSMFCRIKIGVIKSVQPGGDVGAEAGAGQAVNRLEPCHEVHKENSIEVGKRTLAQLIAPMTMATFLRDHWEKSPFRVITTTSGGFSNLISFKMIDKMLIQNHVEYTTNIDVTSYEDGVRKTLNPDGRALPPSVWAHYQRGCSIRILNPSSYLVQLRQLCVKLQEFFHCLVGANVYLTPPESQGFAPHYDDIEAFVLQVEGKKRWRIYAPTKELPRESSGNLSQTELGDPIMDIVLMPGDLLYFPRGWIHQAITEKDSHSLHITLSAYQQQSYANLMEKLMPLVVKESVEQTLKLRKGLPLDIFQNLGVANAEWNGVHRQKLIQHIQNLAQRLMPTEGQIDRALDQLAIKFQHEALPPTIAPQELKRTVYGAQATADKTGHCSLDYELAEGTAVRLLRANIVRLTVDEGVLRCYYYTDNGLEYCKYEPNFFELEPFHGTVIETLIHAYPDYTKIKDLPPMGNDEDRLEFVEALWERGILMVEKPFKKV
- the Abcd3 gene encoding ATP-binding cassette sub-family D member 3 — translated: MAPALSKLANNRSAIVGVAGMTAAVWIIAYAKMSNKKRKSSYEDKIQYTIAEKKDKKANKAHVNSVFFKQLRKLLPILIPGFWSVETGLLFLVAAALIGRSVSDIWMIQNATVVESTIIHMNKTKFKAALLKYLTALPAISVVTNVLKWSLGELKLRFRTNLTHHLYNQYLNGYTYYKMSNLDNRIANADQLLTTDIDKFCESATDLYSNISKPVLDIFIYVYRLTVNLGGKTPSILMLYLLIAGVFLTRLRRPTGRLTVEEQKLEGEFRYVNSRLITNSEEVAFYQGNVREKLTLLASYSKLRAHLSKFLEFRVSMGIIDNIIGKYFASIVGFYAVSIPFFTDNHPLLSGEQSGQRLQAYYTYGRMLVKLAEAIGRLVLAGREMSRLAGFTARMTELIKVLGDLNKGTYERTMVNGNNINLTQNASGSAANSFGPNKGIMCFEDNIIRFEQVPLVTPNGDVLLNELTFEVKSGTNVLVCGPNGCGKSSLFRILGELWPTWGGKVTKPSRGKLFYIPQRPYMTLGTLRDQIIYPHTREDMRRVGQSDEDLMHYLDTVQLTYLEQRENGLDAIEDWIDVLSGGEKQRVAMARLFYHRPQFAILDECTSAVSVDVEGKMYSYCREVGITLFTVSHRKSLWVHHDYYLQFDGRGSYEFEAIDQDKEHFGS